The genome window tccttgAATTACATCCTTTCAGTGACTAGTACAGaatctttttctattttaagttttttttccattaattcATTCCATTAATTTCCATTCTTctatgttacagtatattagacattgatgaaatgtaaaaacttaCCTTCTGCCAAATGTTAGCATCTGGGTCATACAGATACACCTTTTTGGTGTTGTCTGCTATTAGATATATGACCCCATCCATAGAAACAGAACGAGGAGAGGAGAGGTACTTTGGGATGAACGGAGAACAGATGACACTCCAACCAtctgaaaaaaattcaattacCAAGATCAAAAAATTCATTTGTTGAattatagagtttttttttgtaaccataATTATTATAGATTACAGTATATGGTACTGAATTAGTTTTGCTATCAGCCAATACTCAATACTATTGGTACGGAACCAGAAATTAAATAAGGGATTATTAGACCTTTTTTATGGTAGCATGCTTTACTTATGATATGTTGATTCTTGTCTCGGTGTTCTTCACTTGTtgtttaaaacataaacaagTATGGTTTTTGGTAATACCTACCTATGACAGGGTTGTAGCACTGTAGAGTCAGGGCATTATATTTGACAGCACAGGAGCCAATGACATACAGCTTCCCTAAACATGCAGTAGCCGTAAAGTTGGTTACATATTTCAGTGCAGGAGCTGTCAGAGTCCAGCTGTCACTGTATGGGTCATAGTGTTCTACTTCTACGATGTCCATCACAGTGCCTGCAAATGTACCAAAACACTTTCACACACTTAATAGATTATAAGTTAATTAAGTTAATCTATTAAATAAGTTGTCCTCTGGCACCAGAaatcagtatttaaaaatatatatatatatgagtatatatggttgttcaagtcaaactgggactttgactttatttaaatttcttgtaaattaatgcataaacccaattgacatttacagaagacttcagacAAAATATGGTGAAGAGACTCTTATTaacagtaaaacattcaaatgatGCAAACATGTTGGCTATGAATGAGGATCCTGGACAAGAaatactgggataagtgcattagtgtagcaaggtATCATATGATGAAATAatggtagtttttactctcttatacgtttttcattattctgaacaatcaaaagtcccagtttaatTTGAATGCTCCTGAAAGGAGAAAATAAGGCGCTGATTTTCTGTTCAAGTTAGCTTTTCCACACAAACTGCAATCGATACTTTCAATTACTTTCTTACCTCCAATGGCATAAATCTCTCCATTTAATGCAGCAGAGGTGTGGTTAGTCCTGGGCTTCAACATTGGTGTAACTGTAACCCACCTGCCTTCACGTGTGATATACTTCCAGGTCTCTTTGGTCGACCAGGTATTGGTCTGGGATCCTCTCGAACCACCTGGGAAAAAGAAAACCTTAAAATCatcaaagtatttttttccccaagtgAACTGAATATCTTTTAGGAAATAATTCTGTCTTTGTATTTTCAGCTTATTAaatttccagaaaaaaaaaggatgagcaTTAGAGGTATAAGCTATTTGCAGATAAATGTCAGTATATTATATCTTACTACTTCTTTAAAAAGCTAGATGTTCCATTAGCAAGTATGTTTAGTAACTCTTATAAGTATGTTTAGCAACTCTTAAGTGATTCCAGTTCTTATGGGACTTTCTAAGAAATTTTCATTATAGTTGCTGAATATTCTCTTTTATCCTCTCCAAGTCCATCATGAAATTGATGTTCCATTCATATAATGCAGCACTCAAATATCTGCAGGAAACCTTTACtgtacattagatttttttccctgtttctgCCTTTCAATGCCTCCTCAAAGCTATTCCTGTTTTTCTAACAATAATtagtaattaaatgaaattattgctGATTGCTTCTTACCTGTAACATACACATCATTGTTTAAAGAGACAATAGAATAACCCCACTTATTGTAGTTAGGAAAATCAGGTAGCTGATGCCACTGCTCTGTTAAAAGAAGACAAGAacgaaaaaaaagtatattacaGATGTcatattgttaaatatttattgacaTCATTAAGCCTAAACAAATCAGCAGAAAGCCTTTTCTTACGAAGCTTTGTATTGTAGAAAGCACAGTTCCGGGGATGAATCCTATTCTCACCCTCTTCCTCCCCATCTTCTTCATCAGAGTCATCTAGTGACCGGCCACCCATTACAAACAATACTTCCTGCAGAATGTGATGGGTATTTTGGGCGTTTTTCTGTCCTGGCTCACCTTGTTTTAGATTAATTTTCTAAAAGAAAGGACTCTGCACATTAGATTTATAAAAGACACAGAAATGTAATTACAGTAGGTGCATTTGATAGCTGTGACAAACAAAGAGATAACCAACCTCCCTGGAAACAAACTCAAGCAATTCTTTGCATTCTGGGGAATCCTGGATTAGAGGATCTTTCAGCAAGCGTTCTATAAGATAGGACTCTGGCAGAAGAGATAGTCTCGCCAGTCGTAACAGTTCTGGCAGATGACAGATACGGCTGTCACTGTAAGGCTTGACCCATGCAAGTGCTGCCTCCGCTCGAGCACAGTCATTCCGCACCTGCAGGCTTTCATCCATCAAACAGGTCACTAGCTTATCCTTTTCCAGTAGCAGAAACTCCTCATGTTGCTGCACTGCCTCAAAGTTTTCCAAAAGAAATGCTTTGGCTTTAGCCACCACCTCAGGACACCCATGGATTTCTCCAAACTCTTGTATGCCAAGGCAGTTACTAGCATCTATCTGGTGCTGCAGGTATCGACTACAGACAGCCCGCACTGTCTGAAACTGAAGCTGACTTGAGGTGCGTATCAGGCCCTCTACATTTCCCTGATTGATAGTGAGTTTTCCAGTGTAAGCAAAGTCCAGTAAAGTGGCAAGCACATCAGGATCCACGTCATGAAGCTCTACCCGTGTAGCTATACTCTCTACAAAGTCACCTGAGAACATAGAGTGGAAGTAACGGCTACAGAGAGCCAGGATGCCCCGGTGGCAGGGAAAGTCCCGTCCACCTGCACTTAAGGTTACATCTATGAGATTGGGGTGAGAACAGAGAGAACGCAGTCCCTCCAACATGCTCTGTGAGTGAGACGATAGGCAAAAGTCCAGGTCATCCACATTAGGCACCATGATGACACTTCTTGAGCCCCTGACCAATGGTTCAATGGTCTTTATGGGTTGCAACTCAATTAACTCTTCTGTGAAATCTTTATCTGCAAAGCAAGAGACAAGAAACCTATAATGTTTCAGCATTTATAAGCAGTGGGGTAAATTTAACTTCTAAAAGGTCTTATGACCAGTGGAAATGATATCCTGCTCTGGATCACAGATAACCAACAAAGGAATAAACTATAGTTATGAATGAATTACTATTACTATGAATAGTTAACTATTTTTAACTATGCACTTCCAGTATGagagtagaaaaaaaattattatagatGTCCTGAAATATTGATTAAAATTCTGTTTCTTTGTTCACCGGTAATGTGTTTGCTTAGAAAAACTTTTGACGGTActattcaaaaaataaatatccgTGGGGTATAAGCAGTTTTTTGCAAACACAGCTTTTAGTTTTGCCCATCCTTGGCAAGTTAGAAATAAGAATACAAAGATTACACATAAAAATTTGTGACAATAGTTCAGTCCTAATCATGTAAAATGCCTGATGAAAACTGATGTTGTTAAAGAATCCCAACCATAACTACATTGACAAGCTATTCCATTAAAGTGCAAAAACTTTAAGTATCATTTTTTTGTAGGTTGCCCTCATGCTGTCAGGGCAGCTTTGGCCCCTTGGAGCATgtctccacaagacctctaggGTGTGCTGCAGTGTCTGGCAACAGGACATTAGCTGTGATCCTTTCCCTgatgtgggttgcagggtggtgGCTCCATTGATTGGATATGATTGGGATTTTAGCAATTTTGCAAATATACATTGactttttctgtgtgttttgGTTTTGGGCACCCATGATCgtatcaccagtttactggtttatAATTGAAAACCACTTTTATCCAAATCACCTTGCAGTGGCTGCTTACAGATAAGGAAACTGGTATAACCAATCAATTTTCGTTTAAATAGACTTCAGGTTTCTAAGAAATagttatttaaatgtacatatgcTACAATGTGCACAATGTACACATGCTACCACCAGGCCCAATTGGGCTCATCTTCCTTGCCATAAAGTATAATCAATTGATTAACTTTCATTCTTCTACAGCTTACAGTTTTGTGTGCATGGTTTgttttatgaaagaaaaaataactatgaataatgtaatattttcaaGTCCTCATGGCTTTAAAACCGTCAGCTGCATGGTAATGGGCCCAATAGACCTTAAGTAGtggcatgttaaatgtttttttatgcatgtaTAGTATTTGTTTACTCCGCTGCGGCCAACAGCTAGCATGAAGTTGAGAAACCGACCCCAACTAGCTTTATGTGAATGTCCTGTAGTTGTAATACTTACTAAAATCTTATGATAATAAAATCACATCTTACCTCCTGGCTGGATAAAAGGAGAAATCCCACATTGTTTAAAAGTCAGTCTAAAAACAAGTCTAAAatcagttttgtttaaaaatcagtGCCACAGACACTTTTGTCGACTCATAGCATGCTCACTGTCCACTGTACTATTTTTAACTCTTTGGAATGAACGGTCACCTGTTTTTAAAgagaaacgcacacacacacacatacacacacttaaactGGGGTGGCTTGGTTGATTGAATCATAATTTTATCACCAACTAACCTACACAGTTTTTCCTACGGCTTTAACTGAGCAATTATTCAGGTGAGAGCCTGAACACCCTCTCTATCAAATAACCCACCACCCCCTCCCAAAAAAATAAGACTAACAAgcctttaataaaaacatgttagGCGatcctagattttttttttaactgatttacAAAATGAAATAGTTGTCTGTGCTgtatgtttttgtcatttttacacctacagtacatagttATAAGCAGAACGTGGGCCCTGCCTTAAATGATTGTTTAGAAGAAATCAAACAAACAGCCCATGGCTCAGGCCTAgccaataaatattttaattagcaccaaaaaaaaataaatggaatttaaagaaaagtaTTCCACTAAGGGGAAAATACAGCAATAAGCTCATGGCCATAAACTTAGTGCCAAAATGTGCTATGGCTATATAATTCTTGAATGCCATTAAAAGCGAACGCTTAA of Clarias gariepinus isolate MV-2021 ecotype Netherlands chromosome 6, CGAR_prim_01v2, whole genome shotgun sequence contains these proteins:
- the klhl30 gene encoding kelch-like protein 30, with amino-acid sequence MVPNVDDLDFCLSSHSQSMLEGLRSLCSHPNLIDVTLSAGGRDFPCHRGILALCSRYFHSMFSGDFVESIATRVELHDVDPDVLATLLDFAYTGKLTINQGNVEGLIRTSSQLQFQTVRAVCSRYLQHQIDASNCLGIQEFGEIHGCPEVVAKAKAFLLENFEAVQQHEEFLLLEKDKLVTCLMDESLQVRNDCARAEAALAWVKPYSDSRICHLPELLRLARLSLLPESYLIERLLKDPLIQDSPECKELLEFVSREKINLKQGEPGQKNAQNTHHILQEVLFVMGGRSLDDSDEEDGEEEGENRIHPRNCAFYNTKLQQWHQLPDFPNYNKWGYSIVSLNNDVYVTGGSRGSQTNTWSTKETWKYITREGRWVTVTPMLKPRTNHTSAALNGEIYAIGGTVMDIVEVEHYDPYSDSWTLTAPALKYVTNFTATACLGKLYVIGSCAVKYNALTLQCYNPVIDGWSVICSPFIPKYLSSPRSVSMDGVIYLIADNTKKVYLYDPDANIWQKVQFLHKLHENGGLVVLGGQLYVTGGHWKGMEGDYGVEVEVYNRASNSWRVECFLPRLWYYSGCCSVFLETSQWPELFPEET